One window of Nitrospirota bacterium genomic DNA carries:
- a CDS encoding DUF1059 domain-containing protein has translation MATKEYKKLGCLDLNPAGGCAFEVRAETADEVMRLTGEHAKTMHQMTSMPPEMASKAKSAIKSVSVTV, from the coding sequence ATGGCAACCAAAGAGTACAAGAAACTCGGATGCCTGGATCTGAATCCAGCCGGAGGGTGCGCGTTTGAGGTGCGCGCCGAGACAGCCGATGAAGTGATGCGCTTAACCGGCGAGCACGCCAAGACCATGCACCAGATGACGTCCATGCCGCCGGAGATGGCGTCGAAGGCCAAGTCCGCCATCAAGAGCGTCAGCGTGACGGTATAA
- a CDS encoding DUF6064 family protein, with protein sequence MFTIGLLLFAEPPVPRIVFVVPVLWAAVGSLAAFWLGVFEDLALIIAGVIGLSAALFSHPPGPPLLRESRS encoded by the coding sequence ATCTTTACGATCGGGCTCCTGCTGTTTGCCGAACCGCCCGTTCCTCGGATCGTCTTCGTCGTGCCCGTGCTGTGGGCGGCGGTCGGGTCGCTGGCCGCGTTCTGGCTCGGCGTGTTCGAGGATCTGGCATTGATCATCGCGGGTGTGATCGGGCTCTCCGCGGCGCTCTTCTCGCATCCGCCTGGTCCTCCGTTGCTTCGCGAATCACGTTCCTGA
- a CDS encoding Spx/MgsR family RNA polymerase-binding regulatory protein, giving the protein MLTFYGYAKCSTCVNAKKFLTELGRSIKEVDITTAPPSLAELRFLIKQSGRPYTDFLNRSGLQYRALNMKEKVKTLSEDAIVKLLASEGRLIKRPIVTDWTRATVGFSPEDFKKTWGR; this is encoded by the coding sequence ATGCTGACGTTTTACGGATACGCCAAGTGCAGCACGTGTGTAAACGCCAAGAAGTTCCTCACCGAGCTCGGTCGGAGTATCAAAGAAGTCGACATCACGACCGCGCCGCCGTCGCTGGCTGAACTGCGCTTTCTGATCAAGCAGAGCGGCCGGCCGTATACCGACTTTTTGAACCGCAGCGGTCTGCAGTATCGCGCGCTCAACATGAAAGAAAAGGTCAAGACACTGTCAGAAGACGCAATCGTCAAATTGTTGGCTTCCGAGGGCCGGTTGATCAAACGGCCGATCGTGACGGATTGGACACGAGCGACGGTGGGATTTTCGCCGGAAGACTTCAAGAAGACCTGGGGACGGTGA
- a CDS encoding MFS transporter has protein sequence MRTSLKIPLIVACGLFIENMDSTVISTALPAIAGDLQVDPIALKLALTSYLLGLAVFIPISGWVADRVGAQTTFASAVGVFMMGSIACAVSSSLEAFVASRFLQGIGGAMMVPVGRLVLMRSIPKSELVPALNYLAMPALVGPVIGPPIGGFITTYFHWRWIFLINIPICVLGMWLALRFIPNFRERDQPRFDGIGFILSGIGLSAAMLGLATLWEHMLSARASAVCVAVGMVALAAYGWHAGRTEHPLLDLRLFRLSTFRAGVIGGALFRSGQGAVPFLLPMMLQIAFGLTPLQSGLLTFAAAVGALFMKTLTTAILGRWGFRTVMTVNAIAASVMLAACGLFTIATPHAVILTVLLVGGCLRSLQFTSLNAISFADVSPRDMSQATSLMSVGQQLSMSLGVMVGAYALQGAQTLRAGPVLLVQDFRLAFFVVGVVSITSVIYFLRLSPTAGAELAGPKRILAETEERVGR, from the coding sequence ATGCGCACTTCTCTCAAGATCCCGCTGATCGTCGCGTGCGGCCTGTTCATCGAGAACATGGACAGCACGGTCATCTCGACCGCCTTGCCCGCGATCGCGGGCGATCTACAGGTCGATCCCATCGCGCTCAAGCTGGCGCTGACGTCGTATCTGCTCGGTCTGGCGGTGTTCATCCCCATCAGCGGGTGGGTGGCCGACCGCGTCGGCGCACAGACGACGTTCGCTTCGGCAGTTGGGGTGTTCATGATGGGCTCGATTGCGTGTGCCGTCAGCAGTTCGCTCGAGGCGTTTGTGGCGTCGCGGTTTCTGCAGGGCATCGGCGGGGCGATGATGGTGCCGGTGGGTCGGTTGGTGCTGATGCGTTCGATTCCCAAGAGCGAACTCGTCCCGGCGCTGAACTATCTGGCCATGCCCGCGCTGGTCGGGCCGGTGATCGGACCGCCCATCGGCGGATTCATCACCACGTATTTCCACTGGCGTTGGATCTTCCTGATCAATATCCCGATCTGCGTGCTTGGCATGTGGCTCGCGTTGCGGTTCATCCCGAATTTTCGCGAGCGCGATCAGCCTCGGTTCGATGGCATCGGGTTCATCCTGTCGGGCATCGGCCTCTCCGCGGCCATGCTCGGACTCGCGACCCTCTGGGAGCACATGCTCTCTGCCCGCGCTTCGGCGGTCTGCGTTGCAGTCGGCATGGTTGCATTGGCCGCGTACGGCTGGCACGCTGGTCGGACCGAACATCCGCTGCTCGACTTGCGCCTGTTCCGCCTCTCCACGTTTCGCGCCGGCGTCATCGGCGGCGCGCTATTTCGATCCGGGCAGGGCGCAGTGCCGTTTCTGCTGCCCATGATGCTGCAAATCGCCTTCGGCCTGACTCCCCTGCAATCAGGTCTGCTGACGTTCGCCGCGGCCGTGGGCGCTTTGTTCATGAAGACGCTGACGACCGCGATCCTGGGCCGCTGGGGCTTTCGCACCGTCATGACCGTCAACGCGATCGCGGCGTCGGTGATGCTCGCGGCGTGCGGCTTGTTCACCATCGCGACCCCGCACGCGGTCATCCTCACGGTGCTGCTGGTCGGAGGCTGCCTGCGCTCGCTGCAGTTCACGAGTCTGAATGCGATCAGCTTCGCGGACGTGTCCCCGCGCGACATGAGTCAGGCCACGAGCCTCATGAGCGTGGGGCAGCAATTGTCGATGAGCTTGGGCGTGATGGTCGGCGCGTACGCGCTCCAGGGCGCTCAAACGCTTCGCGCGGGACCGGTGCTGCTCGTCCAGGACTTTCGGCTCGCCTTCTTCGTGGTCGGCGTGGTTTCCATCACGTCCGTGATCTACTTCCTGAGACTTTCACCTACGGCGGGAGCCGAACTCGCAGGACCAAAACGCATACTGGCTGAAACCGAAGAGCGGGTCGGTCGATAG
- a CDS encoding transposase, with protein MVRGTMARKPRIEYPGALYHVIARGNQRREVFHDDMDRLRYLAKLRAYKQRYGFRVYAYVLMTNHVHLLLEPQHIALSKIMQGLHQSYTQGYNRRYGAVGHVFQGRYQAILCDRDAYLLALVRYIHLNPVRARLVTDPADYPWSGHRAYLDSAGAGFVDTDPVLGMLGDRRSLARQRYQAFVAEDLNTGSRPEYYRVRDQRLLGDDQFVEQVQRTTAEEQRPRGKAPSLAALLSSVVRATGVARERITGPDRRGDAARARRLLVQAGALCAVPGRDLARLSRAGPRPDLAPGADECGRAIRSGAGGGGKVNKSSLTPMGPAPASAPPAVCRSSPG; from the coding sequence ATGGTGCGCGGCACGATGGCTCGCAAACCTCGCATTGAGTATCCCGGTGCGCTGTACCACGTCATCGCGCGCGGCAACCAGCGGCGCGAGGTGTTTCACGACGACATGGATCGGCTGCGCTATCTCGCCAAACTGCGGGCCTACAAACAACGCTACGGCTTCCGGGTGTATGCGTACGTCCTGATGACCAACCACGTGCACCTGTTGCTCGAGCCGCAGCACATTGCGCTGTCGAAGATCATGCAGGGGTTGCATCAGAGTTACACCCAAGGCTATAACCGGCGCTATGGCGCGGTGGGGCATGTGTTTCAGGGACGCTATCAGGCGATCCTCTGCGACCGGGACGCGTATCTACTTGCGCTGGTCCGGTACATTCATCTCAACCCCGTGCGTGCCAGGCTCGTCACGGATCCTGCGGACTATCCGTGGAGCGGGCATCGAGCATATCTAGACTCGGCGGGCGCCGGATTCGTGGACACGGACCCGGTGTTGGGCATGTTGGGCGACCGGCGATCGCTGGCTCGGCAGCGGTACCAGGCTTTTGTGGCCGAGGATCTGAACACCGGAAGTCGGCCGGAGTACTACCGGGTGCGCGACCAGCGACTCTTGGGGGACGACCAGTTTGTCGAGCAGGTGCAACGCACCACGGCGGAGGAGCAGCGCCCGCGGGGCAAGGCCCCATCGTTGGCGGCGCTGCTCAGTTCGGTGGTGCGGGCCACGGGGGTTGCGCGCGAGCGCATTACGGGACCGGATCGGCGAGGAGACGCGGCCCGGGCCCGGCGGCTATTGGTGCAGGCGGGCGCTCTCTGCGCGGTGCCGGGTCGCGACCTGGCCCGGTTGTCTAGGGCGGGACCCCGCCCTGATCTCGCGCCTGGCGCGGATGAGTGCGGCCGAGCGATCCGCAGTGGCGCGGGTGGTGGCGGGAAAGTCAACAAGTCAAGTCTGACCCCAATGGGGCCTGCGCCAGCATCGGCCCCGCCTGCTGTTTGTCGTTCGTCGCCTGGGTGA